The genomic window ATTGTTCCTTCTGGTTATGCCTGGTATTGCTTTGCCAGAAAGCGCCAACGACGGCAGTGCTGAGGACCGCCCGCTGGTTATTATTGCCCATGAAAGACCGCCCTGGCATTTTGTTGATGCGACGGGAAAGGTAGTTGGTATCTGTGTCGATATCGTCGATGCTATTTTTGCCGAGATGGGGCTGGAGTATGAAGTCGTCGATGTCAATTGGGCGCGAGCCTGGCGAATGGCGGAAGAGGGCGATGGCGAAGCTATTTTCAGCACGTCGCGCAAAACGCCCAGAGAGCCCTATCTGTATTATCCCCAGACCGACATGTGGGTGTCTTCATTCAGCTTCTTTGCCTTGAAGAGCAATGCCCAACGTTTTCCCTATGGCACCTTTGAAGCGATTGCCAATAGTAAAGAAACAATAGTGATCGAGCGAGGTGCTTCTTATAATCCGGCTTTTTGGCGCTGGTTTCCCAATAACGATGGTGACGAATACTACGATCCGGATGCGTTAGTCACAGGGAACTACAACTCCAATTTGATTGCCGTAAAGGAGTTCGGTCAGGCGTTGAAGATGGTGGCCCTGGGGCGAGCGACCTTCACGTTGGAGGATCGAATAACAGGGCTTTATCTCAGTCAGCTGTCGGGGCTGG from Aestuariirhabdus haliotis includes these protein-coding regions:
- a CDS encoding substrate-binding periplasmic protein; this encodes MNWARFVWVLFLLVMPGIALPESANDGSAEDRPLVIIAHERPPWHFVDATGKVVGICVDIVDAIFAEMGLEYEVVDVNWARAWRMAEEGDGEAIFSTSRKTPREPYLYYPQTDMWVSSFSFFALKSNAQRFPYGTFEAIANSKETIVIERGASYNPAFWRWFPNNDGDEYYDPDALVTGNYNSNLIAVKEFGQALKMVALGRATFTLEDRITGLYLSQLSGLDDIVAYEHSLFSKGYPMPFIRNSNYPQLEQIATEFERRLRVLKNDGRYQTIVNRWLPQAGQPSP